The Chitinophaga flava genome has a segment encoding these proteins:
- a CDS encoding RagB/SusD family nutrient uptake outer membrane protein: MKKKNIYNIISLSLLTLLLGSCKKYFDVNPDMRTELDTPEKVGELLVTAYPSADYFLFAELASDNSVDKGPGDFSLNDIARDSYLWKEVAQVSDSYSPNSYWLDMYRAIAAANHAIEAVDENNFGTKGQQYKGEALLTRAYAHHMLVSLFSKSYQINGDNSTPGIPYLTVPENTAFKNYERGTVASVYEHIEKDLLEGIRLIKGITYKSPKFHFNEQAANAFAARFYLFKGEYDKVIKYASAIFPENNFKQNLRPIAGALKAAGSNSPSLFASSQQNFNLLLANVYSNFSSIAASCRYGAGLATEKIISGNTVAGKQFYQYYTRFGGIPDKLQLGKYPTYTYRANPYTTDWTYYTIQCLFSADEALMNRAEAYINTGDYASALKDLNDFAQVRIEGYDAMLHTITEAKVLSFYNTTDIKAGLMSTVMDFKQKAFAHEGIRWLDISRLGIEISHRQLNSNWDTTYEVLKKDDLRRVFQIPASAALSGLPKNPR, encoded by the coding sequence ATGAAGAAGAAAAATATATACAATATTATCAGTTTATCACTGCTAACATTATTGCTGGGAAGCTGTAAGAAGTATTTTGACGTCAATCCGGATATGCGTACCGAATTGGACACTCCGGAAAAAGTAGGCGAGTTATTAGTGACCGCCTATCCATCAGCTGATTACTTCCTGTTTGCAGAATTGGCCTCAGACAATAGCGTAGATAAAGGACCTGGTGATTTCTCCTTAAATGATATTGCCCGTGACAGCTATCTATGGAAAGAAGTCGCACAAGTTTCAGATAGCTATTCTCCCAATTCCTATTGGTTGGATATGTATAGGGCTATCGCAGCAGCGAATCATGCCATTGAGGCCGTTGATGAAAATAATTTTGGAACAAAAGGCCAGCAATACAAAGGCGAAGCTTTGTTGACGCGGGCTTATGCACACCATATGTTAGTGTCATTGTTTTCGAAATCTTATCAGATCAATGGTGATAACTCAACTCCAGGGATACCGTATCTCACTGTTCCGGAAAATACAGCTTTCAAAAATTACGAAAGGGGGACAGTTGCTTCTGTTTATGAGCATATTGAAAAGGATTTGCTCGAAGGTATCCGTTTGATTAAAGGCATTACCTATAAATCGCCCAAATTCCATTTCAACGAGCAGGCGGCAAATGCTTTTGCTGCAAGGTTTTACCTTTTCAAGGGAGAGTATGATAAAGTGATAAAATATGCAAGTGCTATTTTTCCGGAGAATAATTTTAAACAGAATCTCCGACCTATAGCCGGAGCACTGAAGGCGGCTGGTAGTAATTCGCCGTCTTTATTTGCGAGCAGCCAGCAGAACTTCAACCTGTTGCTGGCAAATGTCTATTCCAATTTCAGTAGTATCGCGGCTAGTTGTCGTTATGGAGCAGGATTGGCCACGGAGAAAATAATCAGTGGGAATACTGTTGCCGGGAAGCAATTTTACCAGTATTATACTCGCTTTGGTGGAATTCCCGATAAACTGCAGCTGGGAAAATACCCCACCTATACCTATAGGGCAAATCCATATACCACTGACTGGACCTATTACACTATTCAATGCCTGTTTTCAGCGGATGAGGCGCTGATGAACAGGGCGGAAGCTTATATCAATACAGGTGATTATGCATCGGCGTTAAAGGATCTGAATGACTTTGCGCAAGTTAGGATTGAAGGATACGATGCGATGTTACATACAATTACCGAGGCGAAGGTCTTAAGCTTCTATAACACTACAGATATCAAAGCAGGCCTGATGAGTACTGTAATGGACTTCAAACAAAAGGCTTTTGCACATGAGGGGATTCGTTGGTTGGATATCAGTCGCCTCGGAATAGAGATTTCACACAGGCAATTAAATAGCAATTGGGATACAACATATGAGGTGTTAAAGAAGGATGATTTGCGCCGTGTTTTTCAAATACCTGCCAGTGCAGCACTTTCAGGATTACCTAAAAACCCCAGATAG
- a CDS encoding substrate import-associated zinc metallohydrolase lipoprotein, producing the protein MLSFLLVLGVTSCRKKEKVDFEFNKDLDYTPTELDNWLTKNFTDPYNIEVDYRFDRYKGSIDENLVPPSENKVKEQMGMVLSGYIQPYQIAGGNTFVKRCVPKEWVLFGSFSIQSDGSRVLATASGGRNITLYEVNAVNIADPEAVRPRLKTLHHEFTHTLSQIQRLPLEFENISRADYTESWRNSTLYPDKDNDSLGFVSRYARANVMEDFAETAGFLLAYGQLWFDNKAGKIPRSGYDILKKKETAVVNYFRDQFGVDFRKLQREVAFAMYNEFNDKSFQSFEYWFFNQGLFDPKLSYNTATVSADVKTAVDNFKAAVYAYSASAKYVVQDLTYIFTPANATTGTLVVSVPFKTGTNPVIYADYNFTYTQDPVSHSITFVKATQGTGVNYTNAGYFMASFMTNISSYLTGSTFKVDWSVGKPDLSRRDETFFNSGGFYKAGDKTSYLNFQLVKLRK; encoded by the coding sequence ATGCTTTCCTTCCTGTTAGTGCTAGGTGTAACCAGCTGCAGGAAAAAAGAGAAGGTGGATTTCGAATTCAATAAGGATTTGGATTATACACCTACCGAACTTGATAATTGGTTAACTAAAAACTTTACGGATCCATATAATATAGAGGTGGATTATCGTTTTGACCGCTATAAAGGATCGATTGATGAAAACCTGGTGCCGCCTTCGGAAAACAAAGTAAAAGAACAAATGGGGATGGTCTTGAGTGGTTATATACAGCCATATCAAATCGCAGGAGGCAACACCTTTGTGAAAAGATGCGTTCCCAAAGAATGGGTTTTATTTGGATCATTTTCTATCCAATCTGATGGATCACGCGTGTTAGCTACTGCCAGTGGTGGTAGAAATATTACCCTCTATGAGGTGAATGCGGTGAATATCGCAGATCCGGAAGCGGTGCGTCCAAGGCTAAAGACCCTACACCATGAATTCACCCATACCTTGTCTCAGATTCAGCGACTGCCATTGGAATTTGAGAATATCTCCAGGGCAGACTATACAGAATCCTGGCGCAATTCTACCCTTTATCCGGATAAGGATAACGATTCTCTGGGCTTTGTTTCCCGATACGCGAGAGCCAATGTAATGGAGGATTTCGCGGAAACGGCTGGATTTTTATTAGCATATGGACAATTGTGGTTTGATAATAAAGCCGGAAAGATACCCAGATCAGGATATGATATTCTGAAGAAAAAAGAAACTGCCGTTGTAAATTATTTCAGAGATCAATTCGGTGTTGATTTCAGGAAACTGCAAAGAGAGGTGGCATTTGCAATGTATAATGAATTTAATGATAAAAGTTTTCAGTCATTTGAATATTGGTTTTTCAACCAGGGGCTATTTGATCCAAAACTAAGCTATAATACCGCGACTGTTTCTGCTGACGTAAAGACCGCTGTAGATAACTTTAAAGCTGCAGTATACGCGTACAGTGCATCCGCCAAGTATGTGGTGCAGGATTTGACTTATATATTTACACCTGCTAATGCGACCACTGGCACTTTGGTAGTCAGTGTACCATTTAAAACCGGGACGAACCCAGTAATCTACGCGGATTATAACTTCACCTATACGCAGGATCCGGTTAGCCATTCCATCACTTTTGTAAAAGCCACCCAGGGAACCGGAGTAAATTATACCAATGCCGGTTATTTCATGGCTTCCTTCATGACCAATATCTCCAGTTATCTGACTGGCTCAACTTTCAAGGTGGACTGGTCAGTGGGTAAGCCGGATCTCTCCCGCCGTGATGAAACTTTTTTCAACTCCGGAGGCTTTTATAAAGCAGGTGACAAGACCAGTTATCTCAACTTTCAATTGGTGAAATTGAGAAAGTAA
- a CDS encoding DUF4302 domain-containing protein, translating to MKNLYKLLFVISVLVTGCSRSDVDLVFNKTPDERMSEQQQQYKQLLTQAQYGWKVTNSTGLKGNFGFYMNFDFEGKKDRVCMVSDINDTSSASVQVSAYRVKLVNAPILSFETYNYIHLLSDPNPAVSGGVVGQGFKDDNEFEFVRVTSDSMFLVGRKFRTQMILAKATKQEQDAYLNGGYLANINAVKAVFASNKVSLFDYGGVTYQIIPNTSGRKVGVMSVVNNQIKLSSGNFSFSVNGMELSGGVQIGSTFVTRILLDGNKLFIQTKSGEKIEVRSSETALLPLNQMIGQSYMGLNLPFLANLPGTNPAGTTILKQLSLLVLAYPNSYDKSEINLVWDVPNKKIIMEGLLFKGSAIYATRFRYDYDFNPTTGLYKLSNKVVLAPGYATYNVTLLDTFLQNNEFTLDYYFDSGNMYGKVTSKNGSTIMTFMLY from the coding sequence ATGAAGAATTTATATAAACTCTTATTTGTCATCTCTGTTTTGGTTACAGGTTGTAGCCGTTCAGATGTAGATCTGGTTTTTAATAAAACGCCTGATGAGCGTATGAGTGAGCAGCAACAACAATACAAGCAGCTACTCACGCAGGCCCAGTATGGTTGGAAAGTCACGAATTCAACCGGGTTGAAAGGTAACTTCGGTTTTTATATGAACTTCGATTTTGAAGGAAAGAAAGACCGGGTTTGCATGGTATCAGATATCAATGATACCAGTAGCGCTTCGGTGCAGGTATCTGCATACAGGGTTAAACTGGTAAACGCACCGATTCTCTCTTTTGAGACGTATAATTACATTCATTTGTTAAGTGATCCAAATCCTGCTGTGAGCGGAGGTGTTGTTGGACAAGGATTTAAAGACGACAATGAATTTGAATTTGTTCGGGTTACCTCCGATTCAATGTTCCTCGTAGGCCGTAAATTCAGAACCCAAATGATTTTGGCAAAAGCAACCAAACAGGAACAGGATGCTTATTTGAATGGAGGTTATCTGGCAAATATTAATGCAGTAAAAGCTGTTTTTGCAAGTAATAAAGTCTCTCTTTTTGACTATGGCGGCGTTACTTATCAGATTATTCCTAATACGAGCGGAAGAAAAGTGGGAGTAATGAGCGTGGTTAATAATCAAATCAAGCTTTCCTCCGGGAATTTTTCTTTTTCTGTCAATGGCATGGAATTATCGGGTGGGGTACAGATTGGGAGCACGTTTGTTACAAGAATATTGCTGGATGGCAATAAACTCTTTATACAAACAAAGAGTGGAGAGAAGATAGAGGTCCGGAGTTCGGAGACTGCCCTTCTTCCATTGAATCAAATGATAGGGCAGAGTTATATGGGATTGAATCTTCCGTTCTTAGCTAATTTGCCAGGCACTAATCCTGCAGGTACTACTATTCTGAAGCAATTGAGCTTACTGGTGTTAGCTTATCCGAATTCTTACGACAAGAGCGAGATCAATCTGGTATGGGATGTTCCTAATAAGAAGATAATTATGGAAGGGCTGTTATTCAAAGGAAGTGCTATATATGCGACCAGATTCCGTTATGACTATGATTTTAATCCAACAACAGGGTTATACAAGCTGAGCAATAAGGTCGTGTTGGCGCCTGGTTATGCCACGTATAACGTCACTTTATTGGATACGTTCTTACAAAATAATGAGTTCACTTTGGATTATTATTTTGACAGCGGAAATATGTATGGGAAAGTCACCAGTAAAAATGGTAGCACCATCATGACCTTCATGCTCTATTAG